In the Anastrepha obliqua isolate idAnaObli1 chromosome 1, idAnaObli1_1.0, whole genome shotgun sequence genome, one interval contains:
- the LOC129253515 gene encoding BRCA1-associated protein, whose translation MPNQVSLCVIKIEFDPTLSEDLEPGATSAEHPTNPRMLKERERDRGLRQSSEIVIETYTNRLWAIEEELQAAAATQQQAVVEEGAAAMELSGERKRDLRATASGSREATPLEEGQCAPEFPKEIGFFSGNPEVTNGIVHLYKKNERKELKEGPSDMLCLLAVPASVSCHDLMGFVAPCQSAIRHIRIVRDGSPNQFMVILEFRSNGAALEFYQSYNGAAYNLLEPDSLCHAVWVSEIERGCNGGPPTGHTELPNCPVCLERMDESVDGVLTILCNHAFHANCLIKWGDSTCPVCRHVQTPELLENSVCMECEGTDSLWICLICGHVGCGRYQGGHAAAHYRATNHTFAMQLGTSSVWDYAGDNFVHRLFQNKTDGKLVATANDEGEEKIDSMQLEFTYLLTSQLDTQRKYYEDRLDRLEKEWRDFKSGADNASSKVGALEQKVQTLTKEKQALERKLAQNNTKLKELQKQLAEESEFSKTLQINHSSWQTKYATLENQYKEYKEAREAELNDVKEQLRDIMFYMQAQSKIAESDMKDDIVGGTVVVPEVDAASTSTGRRRKKH comes from the exons atgccAAATCAGGTATCGCTGTGCGTCATCAAAATCGAATTTGACCCTACACTTAGTGAGGACTTAG AACCTGGTGCCACCTCTGCTGAACATCCTACAAATCCGCGCATGCTAAAGGAGCGAGAACGCGATCGTGGTCTACGTCAATCCAGTGAAATTGTAATAGAAACCTACACAAATCGATTGTGGGCAATCGAAGAAGAGCTGCAGGCAGCAGCGGCAACGCAGCAACAGGCAGTAGTTGAAGAAGGAGCTGCAGCGATGGAATTGAGTGGCGAACGTAAACGCGATTTGCGCGCGACAGCTAGTGGCTCACGTGAAGCTACACCACTCGAGGAGGGACAGTGTGCGCCGGAGTTTCCGAAAGAAATTGGTTTCTTCTCCGGCAATCCGGAAGTGACCAATGGTATTGTGCATTTGTACAAGAAAAA TGAACGTAAGGAGCTTAAGGAGGGCCCATCCGATATGCTGTGCCTTCTTGCAGTGCCTGCCAGTGTCAGCTGTCATGACCTAATGGGCTTTGTGGCGCCTTGTCAGTCAGCGATACGTCACATTCGTATTGTGCGTGACGGCAGTCCCAATCAGTTTATGGTGATATTAGA ATTTCGCTCAAACGGCGCCGCTTTGGAGTTCTATCAGTCCTATAATGGCGCTGCCTATAATTTGCTTGAACCCGATTCACTATGCCACGCAGTTTGGGTGTCGGAAATCGAACGCGGTTGCAATGGTGGGCCACCAACTGGGCATACCGAACTGCCCAATTGCCCAG TTTGTCTAGAGCGCATGGACGAGAGCGTCGATGGAGTTCTGACCATACTTTGCAATCATGCCTTTCATGCAAACTGCCTTATCAAATGGGGCGACTCCACCTGCCCTGTTTGCCGTCATGTACAGACGCCGGAATTGCTTGAGAACTCTGTTTGTATGGAGTGTGAGGGCACAGATTCGCTATGGATTTGCTTGATTTGCGGACATGTTGGTTGTGGGCGCTATCAAGGAGGTCACGCTGCTGCGCATTATCGCGCCACCAATCACACTTTCGCCATGCAGTTGGGTACTTCGAGTGTTTGGGATTATGCAGGCGACAATTTCGTGCACCGCCTCTTTCAAAATAAGACTGATGGCAAGTTGGTGGCTACTGCCAATGATGAGGGTGAAGAGAAAATCGATTCAATGCAATTAGAGTTCACATATTTACTCACCTCACAGTTGGATACGCAGCGCAAGTACTACGAAGATCGTTTGGATCGCTTAGAAAAGGAGTGGCGTGACTTTAAGTCGGGTGCCGACAATGCCAGCAGCAAAGTAGGCGCCCTGGAGCAGAAAGTGCAAACGCTAACTAAGGAAAAACAGGCATTGGAGCGCAAGTTGGCGCAAAATAATacgaa ATTAAAAGAACTACAAAAGCAGCTCGCCGAGGAGAGTGAATTCTCAAAAACGCTGCAAATCAATCACAGCTCCTGGCAGACTAAATATGCAACATTGGAAAATCAATACAAAGAATACAAGGAAGCGCGTGAGGCTGAGCTGAATGATGTCAAGGAGCAGCTGCGCGATATAATGTTTTATATGCAGGCGCAGAGCAAGATTGCGGAATCCGACATGAAAGATGATATTGTGGGAGGCACGGTGGTGGTGCCTGAAGTAGACGCGGCCAGCACTTCTACAGGCAGGCGCAGgaagaaacattaa